In Aptenodytes patagonicus chromosome 12, bAptPat1.pri.cur, whole genome shotgun sequence, a genomic segment contains:
- the FLT4 gene encoding vascular endothelial growth factor receptor 3 isoform X3 yields the protein MKRVCTLPLWLWLGIVSEADLVSSYSMTPPTLSITEEEHVINAKDTLTITCRGQHPLEWSWPGGKVDPAGKEKETEFVASAAPSSSRAIREDDCEGTGTKPYCKVLVLTETQANDTGYYRCYYKYIDAKIEGTTAVSAYVFVRDFEQPFINKPETLLISKKENTWVPCLVSIPDLNVTLVLQNSLIHPDGKSTFWDNKKGVQVPTHLIRDSLFVQCETVIDKKVFKSNFFIIHIAGSELYDIQLYPKKAMELLVGEKLVLNCTVWAEFNSGVRFQWTYPGKQTQRAVMEPERRSLQTHTELSSILTLHNVSQQDLGKYTCTATNGAQMLEESTDVIVHEKPFINVEWRKGPVIEATAGDEAVKLPVKVVAYPPPDFQWYKDGKLIPKQSQSSMQIKDVSEQHAGTYTLVLRNRLAGLEKRISLQLIVNVPPRIHEKEASSPSIYSRRSPQALTCTVYGIPAPEVIQWQWRPWMPCRMFSRRSLNSRHRAARRHQRDRMPECKDWKDVSQQDAVNPIESIDTWVEFVEGRNKTVSKLAIQEANVSVMYKCIASNKVGRDERLIYFYVTTIPDGFEIESQPSEEPIEGQDLQLSCNADNYTYENLQWYRLNLSKLHDEEGNPLVLDCKNVHHYATKMQGELRFQPDSNDATLLLTIPNISLGEEGDYVCEVQNRKTREKHCHKKYISVQALEIPRLKQNLTDIWVNVSDSIEMRCKVDGNHVPEISWYKDEKLVEEVSGIDLADFNQRLSIQRVREEDAGLYLCSVCNAKGCVNSSASVSVEGSDDRTNVEIVILIGTGVIAVFFWILLILIFCNIKRPAHADIKTGYLSIIMDPGEVPLEEQCEYLPYDSSKWEFPRDRLRLGKVLGHGAFGKVVEASAFGINKSNSCETVAVKMLKEGATASEHKALMSELKILIHIGNHLNVVNLLGACTKPNGPLMVIVEFCKYGNLSNYLRTKREGFSPYREKSPRLRIQVQSIVEAVRADRRSRSGTSDSAIFNRFLMHKSQTAQPIQEVDDLWQSPLTMEDLICYSFQVARGMEFLASRKCIHRDLAARNILLSENNVVKICDFGLARDIYKDPDYVRKGSARLPLKWMAPESIFDKVYTTQSDVWSFGVLLWEIFSLGASPYPGVQINEEFCQRLKDGTRMRAPEYATAEIYRIMLSCWHGDPKERPTFSDLVEILGNLLQENVQQEGKDYIPLNDSHSSEDDGFSQVPSSAQQNSDEEDFDMRIRCHSLAASRYYNCVSFPGCLTGGNQIRCPSRIKTFEEFPMTHTMYKAHPQ from the exons ATCTGGTGAGCAGCTATTCTATGACCCCCCCTACTCTTAGCATCACCGAGGAGGAACACGTCATCAACGCCAAGGATACGCTGACCATCACCTGCAG AGGCCAGCACCCCTTGGAGTGGTCGTGGCCTGGGGGCAAGGTGGACCctgctgggaaggagaaggagaccGAGTTCGTAGCctcagcagcccccagcagcagccgggCAATCCGAGAAGACGACTGTGAGGGGACCGGCACGAAGCCGTACTGCAAAGTCCTGGTGCTGACGGAGACCCAGGCGAACGACACGGGTTACTACCGCTGCTATTACAAGTACATTGATGCCAAAATCGAGGGCACCACAGCAGTCAGCGCCTATGTGTTTGTGAGAG ATTTTGAACAGCCATTTATCAACAAGCCGGAGACCCTCCTCATCAGCAAGAAAGAGAACACTTGGGTACCATGCCTCGTGTCCATCCCAGATCTTAACGTCACACTGGTCTTG caaaattCCCTCATCCACCCTGATGGGAAAAGCACTTTCTGGGACAACAAGAAGGGAGTGCAGGTACCCACACACTTGATCAGGGACTCCTTGTTCGTCCAGTGTGAGACTGTCATTGACAAGAAGGTCTTCAAATCCAATTTCTTCATCATCCATATAGCAG GGAGCGAGCTGTACGACATCCAGCTGTATCCCAAGAAAGCCATGGAGCTGCTAGTGGGAGAGAAGCTGGTCTTGAACTGCACAGTGTGGGCCGAGTTCAACTCCGGCGTCCGCTTCCAGTGGACTTACCCTGGCAAACAG ACGCAGAGGGCAGTGATGGAGCCTGAGCGCCGGTCCCTgcagacacacacagagctctCCAGTATCCTGACCCTCCACAACGTCAGCCAGCAGGACCTGGGCAAGTACACGTGCACCGCCACCAATGGCGCCCAGATGCTGGAGGAGAGCACCGATGTCATTGTGCACG aaaagcCCTTCATCAACGTGGAGTGGAGGAAGGGCCCAGTGATAGAAGCCACCGCAGGAGACGAAGCCGTGAAGCTGCCAGTGAAAGTCGTGGCTTACCCCCCGCCAGACTTCCAGTG GTACAAGGACGGGAAGCTAATTCCCAAGCAATCTCAATCTTCAATGCAGATCAAGGATGTGTCGGAGCAGCATGCTGGGACATACACACTGGTTCTGCGGAACAGGCTGGCGGGGCTGGAGAAGCGCATCAGCCTCCAGTTAATCGTCAACG TTCCTCCACGCATCCATGAAAAGGAAGCCTCTTCCCCGAGCATCTACTCCCGGAGGAGCCCCCAGGCCCTCACCTGCACAGTCTATGGCATCCCGGCGCCAGAGGTGATCCAGTGGCAGTGGAGGCCGTGGATGCCCTGTCGGATGTTCTCCCGACGCAGCCT CAATAGCAGGCACCGAGCAGCAAGGCGCCATCAGCGAGACCGGATGCCCGAGTGCAAGGACTGGAAAGATGTGTCGCAGCAGGACGCGGTGAACCCCATCGAGAGCATTGACACCTGGGTGGAGTTTGTGGAGGGGCGGAACAAG ACAGTCAGCAAACTGGCCATCCAGGAGGCCAACGTCTCAGTCATGTACAAGTGTATCGCCTCTAATAAAGTGGGTCGAGACGAGCGGCTGATCTACTTCTACGTAACTA CCATTCCAGACGGGTTCGAGATTGAGTCCCAGCCCTCGGAAGAGCCCATAGAGGGGCAGGACCTACAGCTGAGCTGCAATGCGGACAACTACACCTACGAGAACCTGCAGTGGTATCGGCTGAACCTCTCCAAGCTCCATGACGAGGAGGGCAACCCCCTTGTGCTGGACTGCAAGAACGTCCACCACTATGCCACCAAGATGCAGGGGGAGCTGCGCTTCCAGCCCGACTCCAATGACGCGACCTTGCTGCTCACCATCCCCAACATCTCCCTGGGCGAGGAGGGAGATTACGTGTGTGAGGTGCAGAACCGGAAGACCCGGGAGAAGCACTGCCACAAGAAATACATCTCTGTGCAGG ccctggagATCCCCCGCCTCAAGCAGAACCTGACAGACATCTGGGTGAACGTCAGCGACTCCATAGAGATGCGCTGTAAGGTGGACGGCAACCACGTTCCTGAAATCAGCTGGTACAAAGACGAGAAACTGGTGGAAGAAGTGTCAG GGATCGACCTGGCAGACTTCAACCAGAGGCTGAGCATTCAGAGGGTGAGGGAAGAGGATGCTGGGCTCTACCTGTGCAGCGTCTGCAATGCTAAGGGCTGTGTCAACTCCTCGGCCAGTGTCTCCGTGGAAG GCTCTGATGACAGGACCAATGTGGAGATTGTCATCCTGATTGGGACTGGGGTTATCGCTGTTTTCTTCTGgatcctccttatcctcatcttctgTAACATCAAAAGG CCTGCCCACGCAGACATCAAGACAGGCTACCTCTCCATCATCATGGACCCTGGCGAGGTGCCCTTGGAGGAGCAGTGCGAGTACCTGCCCTATGATTCCAGCAAGTGGGAATTCCCACGAGACCGCCTGCGCCTAG GTAAAGTCCTGGGACACGGTGCCTTTGGGAAGGTGGTGGAAGCATCAGCGTTTGGGATCAATAAAAGTAATAGCTGTGAGACAGTAGCAGTCAAAATGCTGAAAG AGGGAGCTACTGCAAGCGAGCACAAGGCACTGATGTCAGAGCTGAAGATCCTCATTCACATCGGGAATCACCTCAACGTGGTGAATTTGCTGGGTGCCTGTACCAAACCCAATG GTCCACTCATGGTTATTGTTGAGTTCTGCAAGTATGGAAACCTCTCCAACTACCTGCGGACCAAGAGGGAAGGATTCAGTCCTTACAGG GAGAAGTCTCCCAGGCTGCGTATTCAGGTCCAGTCCATTGTGGAGGCAGTGAGAGCAGACAGGAGGAGTCGTTCTGGGACTAGCGACAGTGCTATCTTCAACCGCTTTCTGATGCACAAGAGCCAGACAGCGCAGCCGATCCAGGAAG TGGATGACTTGTGGCAAAGTCCCTTAACAATGGAAGACCTGATCTGCTACAGCTTCCAGGTAGCACGTGGCATGGAGTTCCTGGCATCCCGAAAG TGCATCCACAGAGACCTGGCGGCTCGCAATATACTGCTGTCAGAGAACAACGTGGTAAAGATCTGTGACTTTGGCCTGGCCCGGGACATCTACAAGGACCCTGACTATGTCAGGAAAGGCAGT gCCCGTCTCCCACTGAAGTGGATGGCTCCAGAGAGCATCTTCGACAAGGTCTACACTACTCAGAGTGACGTCTGGTCCTTTGGGGTCCTCCTCTGGGAAATCTTCTCGCTAG GGGCATCTCCATACCCTGGAGTCCAGATCAATGAGGAGTTCTGCCAGAGGCTCAAAGATGGTACCAGGATGAGAGCCCCAGAGTACGCCACAGCAGAAAT TTACCGTATAATGCTGAGCTGCTGGCATGGTGATCCCAAGGAGAGACCAACTTTCTCCGACCTGGTGGAAATACTGGGGAACCTTCTTCAGGAAAACGTCCAGCAG GAAGGGAAGGATTACATCCCGCTGAACGACTCTCACAGCTCGGAAGATGATGGTTTCTCCCAGGTGCCTTCCTCTGCCCAGCAAAACTCAGATGAAGAGGATTTTGACATGAGGATACGCTGCCACAGCCTAGCAGCAAG CAGATACTACAACTGTGTCTCGTTCCCTGGTTGTTTGACGGGAGGAAATCAGATCAGGTGTCCATCCAGGATAAAGACATTTGAAGAGTTTCCCATGACACATACAATGTACAAGGCACACCCG CAGTAA